The Sphingobacterium bambusae genome includes a window with the following:
- a CDS encoding SusC/RagA family TonB-linked outer membrane protein produces MREQPLARCARLFGTVVALTIMLIGQVFAQQRTLTGVVKDGSSLQPIVGASVRASQTASTSTNDQGAFTLQVAPGTSNLQISFVGYESQQVPLGDRDTLSIFLVAEDTKLDEVVVTALGINREQKSLTYSTQQLKGEELTRAKGTNLINNINGKVAGVNISSSSSGIGGSAKVVLRGNKSASGSNQVLYVIDGVPINNNSSGAQPGSIFGGERDPGDPIALINPDDIESMSVLKGASAAALYGSQAANGVILITTKSGKDGRTSIDFSSSAQIETPAVLPKFQNNYGRGMDGENSASVNSWGAQMANPGSDQVNSFFQTGTNFTNSISLSRGNEHQQTYLSYANTSAKGLLPENKLNRHNINLKQTAKFFEDRLTLEGAANYIQQDLQNSPLTGFYFNPIVGLYLFPRSLNLNDYNTFETFDAASNKYVQNWHSLGDSETTQQNPWWIQNRNTSTSDKSRLILNGSAKFKVNNWLSLQARGSMDRTTDVFERKMYAGTQAVIAQQNGAYNYSNITFTQKYADFFANFNSQITDKLKFTGLVGSSITDWNTEGMSFNTGASGLRIANVFAMQNTTTPITTNESNNRRQLQSVFGSANFDYDGWLFLDLSARNDWSSSLAFTETPSFFYPSVGLSANIHDKLNLPDFINFMKIRGSWAEVGNDLPAYKTNLLNSLGNFGNVNINTVTSLATLKPEITRSIEAGTEIKMFNNRIGVDFTYYKTNTRNQYFEIAASEASLFGTYAINAGNIQNEGLELLLNYEAVRGEDFNWSTALNYSMNKNTIISLDDRIQQFSITGENRSNYASRFEVGGSFGDIYGIDFLRDEQGRIRFSENGVPLKGSDYVKMGNSNPRWQMGWSNTLNYKNLGLYFLIDGKFDYDVLSITESVMDGYGVSARTGAARDAGMVTVNGVSPSGEAVTAVTPQTWYTTVGGIGPVTSNYMYNGSAIRMREIALSYNFKLDSKFVKGLRVAATGRNLFFLYKEAPFDPETSMSTGNGLSGVDIFMMPSSRSYGLSLNVNF; encoded by the coding sequence ATGAGAGAACAACCACTAGCAAGATGTGCGCGCCTGTTCGGAACAGTTGTCGCACTTACCATTATGCTTATTGGGCAGGTTTTTGCTCAACAGCGTACCTTAACGGGAGTCGTGAAAGACGGCAGCTCCCTCCAGCCTATTGTTGGCGCAAGCGTTCGCGCTAGCCAAACAGCAAGCACCTCCACCAATGATCAGGGCGCATTCACCCTACAGGTAGCGCCGGGCACCAGCAACCTACAGATTAGCTTTGTGGGCTACGAATCCCAGCAGGTGCCGCTGGGCGACCGCGATACCCTTTCCATCTTCCTGGTCGCGGAAGACACCAAGCTAGACGAGGTGGTAGTCACGGCGCTAGGCATTAACCGCGAGCAGAAATCGTTGACCTACTCTACCCAGCAATTGAAAGGTGAGGAATTGACGCGCGCAAAAGGAACCAACCTGATCAATAATATCAATGGTAAGGTGGCAGGCGTTAACATTTCCTCTTCCTCCTCTGGTATTGGCGGATCGGCCAAAGTCGTATTACGGGGGAACAAGTCGGCTTCGGGAAGCAACCAAGTGCTTTACGTTATTGATGGGGTGCCCATCAACAACAATTCCTCTGGAGCGCAGCCCGGTAGCATTTTTGGTGGCGAACGCGACCCCGGTGATCCTATCGCCCTGATCAACCCAGATGATATCGAAAGCATGTCGGTACTAAAAGGAGCGTCTGCGGCAGCACTATATGGTAGCCAAGCGGCCAATGGCGTGATCTTGATCACGACGAAATCTGGAAAAGATGGCCGTACAAGTATAGACTTTTCTAGCAGTGCCCAAATCGAGACGCCAGCGGTATTACCCAAATTCCAAAACAATTATGGGCGAGGCATGGACGGTGAAAACAGTGCCTCCGTCAACAGTTGGGGAGCGCAAATGGCCAACCCCGGCTCGGATCAGGTAAACTCTTTCTTTCAAACAGGAACGAACTTTACCAATTCCATCAGCCTATCGCGCGGCAATGAACATCAACAGACCTATCTATCTTACGCCAATACATCGGCCAAAGGCCTACTACCGGAAAACAAGCTCAACAGACATAACATCAACCTGAAGCAAACGGCAAAATTTTTCGAAGATCGATTGACCCTAGAAGGTGCTGCGAACTACATACAGCAGGATCTGCAGAATTCGCCCCTAACGGGATTCTACTTTAACCCTATTGTTGGCCTCTATCTCTTTCCGCGCAGTCTAAACCTCAACGATTACAACACCTTTGAGACATTCGACGCGGCAAGTAATAAATACGTGCAAAACTGGCATTCCCTAGGCGATAGCGAAACTACCCAGCAAAACCCTTGGTGGATACAGAACAGAAATACCTCGACCTCCGACAAGTCTCGGCTGATTTTAAACGGAAGTGCCAAATTTAAGGTAAACAACTGGTTAAGCCTACAAGCACGTGGTAGCATGGACCGCACCACCGATGTATTCGAAAGAAAGATGTATGCCGGGACGCAAGCAGTCATCGCACAACAGAATGGTGCCTACAACTACTCCAACATTACGTTTACACAGAAGTATGCCGACTTTTTTGCCAACTTCAATAGCCAAATTACGGACAAACTTAAGTTCACCGGACTTGTAGGAAGCAGTATTACCGATTGGAATACCGAAGGCATGTCTTTTAACACGGGTGCTTCTGGCCTACGTATTGCCAATGTATTTGCCATGCAGAATACCACAACCCCCATCACGACCAATGAATCCAACAACAGAAGACAGCTACAGTCGGTATTTGGAAGTGCAAACTTTGACTATGATGGTTGGTTGTTCCTCGATTTATCGGCACGAAACGATTGGTCGAGTTCCTTGGCATTCACCGAAACACCTTCCTTCTTTTACCCATCGGTGGGGCTTAGCGCCAACATCCACGATAAGTTGAACCTCCCCGACTTCATCAACTTTATGAAAATTCGGGGATCTTGGGCCGAGGTAGGTAACGACCTGCCGGCTTACAAAACCAATTTGCTGAACTCTTTGGGCAACTTCGGAAATGTGAACATCAATACGGTGACATCCCTTGCAACGCTGAAACCAGAGATTACGCGTTCTATCGAGGCAGGTACCGAAATAAAAATGTTCAACAATAGGATTGGTGTAGACTTCACGTACTACAAGACAAATACGCGGAATCAGTATTTTGAAATTGCGGCCAGCGAGGCCAGCTTGTTTGGTACCTACGCCATCAACGCCGGAAATATCCAAAATGAAGGATTGGAGCTCTTGCTAAACTATGAGGCTGTACGTGGCGAGGATTTCAACTGGAGCACTGCCCTAAACTACTCGATGAACAAAAACACCATCATCTCCCTAGATGACCGTATACAGCAGTTCTCGATAACGGGCGAAAACCGCAGCAACTATGCTTCACGCTTTGAAGTTGGCGGTTCTTTCGGGGATATTTATGGCATAGACTTCCTGCGCGACGAGCAAGGACGTATCCGCTTTAGTGAAAACGGCGTGCCGTTGAAGGGCTCCGACTATGTGAAGATGGGCAATTCAAACCCACGCTGGCAAATGGGCTGGAGCAACACGCTGAACTATAAAAACCTAGGCCTATATTTCTTGATCGATGGTAAGTTTGACTACGATGTGCTCTCCATTACCGAGTCGGTTATGGATGGCTATGGCGTATCAGCACGAACTGGTGCAGCACGCGATGCCGGCATGGTGACTGTGAATGGCGTATCGCCATCCGGCGAAGCTGTTACTGCAGTAACACCACAAACATGGTACACCACCGTGGGTGGTATAGGCCCGGTGACGAGCAACTATATGTACAATGGATCGGCCATCCGCATGCGGGAGATTGCGCTATCTTACAACTTCAAGCTGGACAGCAAATTTGTCAAGGGCCTACGCGTTGCCGCGACGGGGCGCAACCTGTTTTTCTTGTACAAAGAAGCGCCATTCGATCCAGAGACATCCATGTCTACAGGCAATGGACTAAGCGGTGTGGATATCTTTATGATGCCTTCCAGCAGAAGCTATGGTCTTTCTTTAAATGTTAATTTTTAA
- a CDS encoding SusD/RagB family nutrient-binding outer membrane lipoprotein, whose amino-acid sequence MNNTIKRYTRPTKYMFPVALALALSAGLSSCTKNFEDLNTDNISVTPEDLLPNAENLKLYFTNAQRAILNFSDGSANSYQLQQNLMADVYGGYLMSANPFNSGQNNMNYALVNAWNTEPFKVLYLDVLGPINRLEQTNLRETYPALWGSVLAVKVLATSRVTDIYGPIPYSIVGKNTDTNIPYDAQEAVYEQLFAELDEAQTLLEAYVNGTNQEELPPNLDEIDLIYSGNDNTVRFTKWLKLVQSLRLRLAMRVVKVNPSLAQEQGAKALSSNYLLESNADNAKVRIDEEAGFFNPLEFISNNWSDININASLESYLSGYQDPRIGKYIDRATDTGIDGYKGIRVGAVGLVKETYSRYSTINFKDGAVPSFNRTTAPLLMTAAEVYFLRAEAALRGWANPGGTAKSLYESGVEASFEQWGTTGATAYLQNNSNTPAAYVDPHNSRNNAAQPSTITVQWDEASNQEQKLERIITQKWLALFPEGQEAWSEYRRTGYPKLFPVAQNNSGGLINTDTQIRRIPFSQNEYNTNNAEVQKAISLLGGSDNGGTRLWWDVDQGNF is encoded by the coding sequence ATGAATAATACGATCAAACGATATACCCGCCCCACGAAATACATGTTCCCCGTAGCACTAGCCCTAGCGCTGAGCGCCGGATTGAGCAGCTGTACCAAGAATTTCGAGGATCTCAATACAGATAACATCTCCGTCACGCCGGAAGACCTGTTGCCCAACGCCGAAAATCTGAAGCTATACTTTACCAATGCTCAGCGTGCCATCTTAAACTTTTCGGACGGTAGCGCCAACTCCTACCAGCTGCAGCAAAATTTAATGGCTGATGTGTATGGCGGATACCTGATGAGTGCAAACCCATTCAACAGTGGCCAGAACAACATGAACTATGCCTTGGTGAACGCTTGGAATACCGAGCCCTTTAAAGTGCTTTACCTCGACGTATTGGGCCCGATCAATCGCTTGGAGCAAACGAATCTGCGCGAAACCTACCCTGCCCTATGGGGATCGGTGCTGGCGGTAAAAGTACTGGCAACGAGCCGCGTTACCGATATCTACGGACCTATCCCTTATAGCATCGTTGGTAAGAACACCGACACCAACATCCCTTATGATGCGCAGGAAGCGGTGTATGAGCAACTCTTCGCCGAGCTGGACGAGGCACAGACGCTACTGGAAGCCTACGTCAATGGCACAAACCAAGAAGAACTGCCGCCAAATCTGGATGAAATAGACCTGATCTACAGCGGTAATGACAACACGGTTCGTTTCACCAAATGGCTTAAATTAGTGCAATCCTTACGTCTACGCTTGGCCATGCGCGTAGTGAAGGTGAACCCTAGCTTGGCGCAAGAGCAAGGCGCAAAAGCCCTTTCGAGCAACTACCTGCTGGAAAGCAATGCGGACAACGCCAAGGTACGCATTGATGAAGAAGCCGGCTTCTTCAATCCCTTGGAGTTTATCTCCAACAATTGGAGCGATATCAACATCAATGCTTCTTTGGAATCCTATCTATCGGGCTACCAAGATCCGCGTATCGGCAAATACATCGATAGAGCGACCGATACGGGCATCGATGGATACAAAGGTATCCGCGTTGGTGCCGTGGGACTGGTCAAAGAAACTTATTCCCGATATTCGACAATAAACTTTAAGGATGGCGCCGTCCCCTCCTTCAATCGGACCACGGCACCGCTGTTGATGACAGCCGCAGAAGTATATTTTCTACGTGCTGAAGCTGCACTGCGCGGCTGGGCCAATCCGGGAGGAACAGCCAAGAGCCTCTACGAAAGTGGTGTTGAAGCTTCCTTTGAGCAATGGGGTACCACGGGTGCCACGGCATATCTGCAAAACAATAGCAATACGCCGGCCGCCTACGTGGATCCGCACAATAGCCGAAACAATGCCGCCCAACCATCGACCATCACGGTACAATGGGACGAAGCGAGCAACCAAGAGCAGAAGCTAGAGCGTATTATCACGCAGAAATGGCTGGCGTTGTTTCCCGAAGGACAGGAAGCTTGGTCTGAGTACAGAAGAACGGGCTACCCGAAACTATTCCCCGTAGCACAAAACAACAGTGGCGGCTTGATCAATACGGATACACAGATCAGAAGGATTCCTTTTAGCCAAAACGAATACAACACCAACAATGCGGAGGTGCAAAAAGCCATCAGTCTACTGGGTGGTAGTGATAATGGTGGTACCCGACTGTGGTGGGACGTAGATCAAGGTAACTTCTAG
- a CDS encoding DUF4202 domain-containing protein, producing the protein MSEKLQQAFERFDTYNKKDPNSFRWQGQDYPQEYFLALKLHEWVQKLDPQASEPLLLASRSQHIGRWESPRKDYPMDRSGYLLWRKELAQHHANVASTILQELGYDEATLMATQQIILKKKIKVEADVQTMENALCLVFLEFQYADFFPKHEDKIVEILRKSLLKMDAHGHQFALQLPYSEAGLAHIQAALALLAAKGQ; encoded by the coding sequence ATGAGCGAGAAACTGCAGCAGGCATTTGAACGATTTGACACCTACAATAAAAAAGATCCGAATAGCTTTCGTTGGCAGGGACAAGACTATCCACAGGAATATTTCTTGGCCTTAAAGCTGCACGAGTGGGTACAAAAATTGGACCCACAGGCTAGCGAACCACTGTTGTTGGCCTCGCGAAGCCAGCACATTGGCCGCTGGGAGAGTCCTAGAAAAGACTACCCGATGGACAGAAGCGGCTATTTGCTCTGGCGAAAAGAGCTTGCACAGCACCATGCCAACGTTGCCAGCACCATATTACAAGAGCTAGGCTATGACGAAGCGACCCTCATGGCTACCCAACAGATTATCCTGAAAAAGAAAATTAAAGTAGAGGCCGATGTGCAGACCATGGAAAACGCGCTATGCCTTGTTTTTCTAGAATTTCAGTATGCCGACTTCTTTCCGAAACACGAAGATAAAATTGTGGAGATCCTGCGAAAGTCACTCTTGAAAATGGATGCTCATGGTCATCAATTCGCTTTGCAACTGCCCTATTCTGAAGCTGGATTAGCCCATATACAGGCCGCTTTGGCACTACTCGCAGCCAAAGGCCAATAA
- a CDS encoding Crp/Fnr family transcriptional regulator, whose amino-acid sequence MKAAANTILREHLATTGNLSEQELEQVLVRFQQRQCRKGEALFREGERVKHIFFVAKGLLKLVYHDDVAKEHILSFAMEQWWETDFQAFYEQTPTALSLHCLENCLLFQLPLEDYLLLCKELPTFERFLFQKSIAGHIASQKRILSLLTNQAKERYELLVKQFPQLVQRLPKGQLAAYLGVTRETLSRLYSST is encoded by the coding sequence ATGAAAGCAGCGGCTAATACGATACTTCGCGAACATTTGGCAACAACGGGAAACCTATCCGAGCAGGAACTGGAGCAGGTGCTCGTCCGTTTTCAACAGCGACAATGCCGCAAAGGTGAAGCCCTTTTTCGCGAAGGCGAACGCGTAAAACATATTTTTTTCGTTGCCAAGGGTTTGCTCAAGCTTGTTTATCATGACGATGTCGCCAAGGAGCATATCCTATCCTTCGCGATGGAGCAGTGGTGGGAAACAGATTTCCAAGCCTTCTATGAGCAAACGCCTACTGCCCTTTCCCTACACTGCCTCGAAAACTGCCTGCTTTTTCAGCTTCCTTTGGAGGACTACCTCCTACTGTGCAAGGAGCTGCCTACATTCGAACGTTTTCTTTTCCAAAAATCCATTGCAGGCCACATTGCTTCGCAAAAACGCATACTATCCCTGCTCACCAACCAAGCCAAGGAACGCTATGAACTGCTGGTGAAGCAGTTTCCACAGCTAGTACAACGGCTCCCCAAAGGACAACTGGCGGCCTACCTCGGCGTGACGCGGGAAACGCTGAGCCGACTATATAGCAGCACGTAG
- a CDS encoding RidA family protein, giving the protein MEKIASSPWTWQDARSYVQAVEVKQVESTLYCAGQAAVDADGISSRAGMREQLEIAIANVEKVIAHAGFACAGIVRLNVYTVSAAALMENFDVLQAWLNKHGIQQSTSLIEVKGLFETLQVELEATVVK; this is encoded by the coding sequence ATGGAAAAAATAGCAAGCAGTCCTTGGACTTGGCAGGATGCCCGAAGTTATGTGCAAGCCGTGGAAGTGAAACAGGTGGAAAGCACGCTCTATTGCGCGGGACAGGCCGCCGTAGACGCCGACGGTATTTCCAGCAGAGCCGGTATGCGGGAGCAGCTGGAAATTGCGATCGCTAATGTAGAAAAAGTAATCGCGCACGCGGGTTTTGCCTGTGCGGGCATTGTGCGCCTAAACGTGTACACCGTTTCTGCGGCAGCGTTGATGGAAAACTTTGATGTGCTACAAGCATGGCTCAACAAGCATGGCATCCAACAGAGCACCTCCCTGATCGAAGTAAAAGGACTATTCGAAACTTTGCAAGTCGAATTGGAAGCAACGGTCGTTAAATAG
- a CDS encoding TonB-dependent siderophore receptor, which yields MKTKSKALLVPLLGFALGGYAQTGVIRGVVRTNDNHFASDLTVVLNDSLRTKVDQAGTYTFRNLKPGRYIISTNHISLRSQRDTLLLQDAETRQFDFTLAVDKHVLQEVVVDGYLPIAETVVSPTLRVQTPLVELPQNVQIVNADLMAKQQIFNMADGLMRNVSGVSRMTHWNDMYVNLNMRGSQIQAFRNGMNVVSSFWSPLSEDMSVVERVEIVKGPAGFMMSSGDPAGIYNVVTKKPTGVEKGEVTFSLGSFSSYRSTVDLDGKLSKDNRLLYRLNIAGDTKGSFRPFEENKRLVIAPVLSYQLDSKTKATFEYTYQRAQMSDVGSAYVFSPFGYKSLPRETTFSSPGLEPMKVNDQSAYLTIDHQLSSNWKITAQGAYFAYDQTGASSWPADVLADGRVVRKSDIWDATSRMTLGQVFVNGNVQTGAVKHRILAGLDFGKKNYYADWNQSFVLDSLDGGEFDATNPVYGFDFPYQPFDRSLPIKIPATGGGGVIESNYSSAYIQDELGFFDNQLRLTLAARYTSMSQASWGGDPIVSKKVTPRVALSYSIDRHTSAYALYDQSFIPQNGTLYSGGAVQPLTGDIMELGLKREWFGSRLSTSLSAYQITKNNEVTAYGPRPNESIEIGQKRVRGIELDIIGRLAPGLNAVANYAFTDAEITQVNAEVEGFYVGQRLTGADRHIANLWLDYNLQRGFLQGLSFRAGMTSNMDRTTAFYSDEHPEWNLPDYLRFDAGLGYHKDHFTVTLNVQNLADSYLLAGGSHYTNYFPTEVYSWQAEMPRNFRLTFGYKF from the coding sequence ATGAAAACAAAAAGTAAAGCTTTGCTGGTCCCTCTGTTGGGATTTGCGCTAGGAGGCTATGCGCAGACAGGAGTTATTCGGGGCGTTGTTCGTACCAACGACAACCATTTTGCCAGCGATTTGACAGTTGTGTTAAACGACAGTTTGCGCACCAAGGTAGATCAAGCCGGAACCTATACCTTTCGTAACCTAAAACCGGGACGCTACATTATTTCGACGAATCATATCAGCCTGCGTTCGCAGCGCGATACGTTGCTGCTGCAGGATGCCGAAACGCGCCAATTTGATTTTACCCTCGCCGTGGATAAGCATGTGCTGCAGGAGGTCGTCGTGGATGGCTATTTGCCGATTGCAGAAACGGTAGTTTCTCCAACGCTTCGCGTGCAGACGCCCTTGGTGGAGCTTCCGCAAAATGTGCAGATCGTCAATGCCGATTTGATGGCCAAGCAACAGATCTTTAATATGGCCGATGGGCTGATGCGCAACGTAAGTGGCGTGAGCCGCATGACGCATTGGAATGATATGTATGTCAACCTGAATATGCGCGGTTCGCAGATTCAAGCATTCCGCAACGGGATGAACGTTGTTTCTTCCTTCTGGAGTCCTCTGTCCGAGGATATGTCGGTTGTGGAACGCGTGGAAATTGTAAAAGGCCCAGCGGGCTTTATGATGTCTAGCGGGGATCCTGCAGGGATATATAACGTCGTGACGAAGAAACCTACAGGCGTCGAAAAAGGAGAGGTTACCTTTTCTTTGGGCAGCTTTTCAAGTTACCGCTCCACGGTAGATTTGGATGGTAAGCTTTCGAAAGACAACAGGTTGTTGTATCGCTTAAATATCGCGGGCGATACCAAGGGTTCGTTCCGTCCTTTCGAGGAAAACAAGCGCTTGGTCATTGCCCCTGTATTGTCCTACCAACTGGATAGCAAAACCAAAGCTACCTTTGAATACACCTATCAGCGGGCGCAAATGTCGGATGTGGGATCGGCATATGTGTTCTCGCCATTCGGATACAAGTCGCTTCCACGCGAAACCACCTTTTCGTCACCAGGGCTAGAGCCGATGAAGGTCAACGATCAAAGTGCATACCTAACCATCGATCATCAGTTGAGTAGCAACTGGAAGATCACGGCACAGGGCGCTTACTTTGCCTATGACCAAACGGGAGCCAGCAGCTGGCCAGCTGATGTGCTTGCCGACGGTCGTGTGGTGCGAAAGTCGGATATTTGGGATGCCACAAGCCGGATGACCTTGGGTCAGGTTTTTGTGAATGGCAATGTGCAGACCGGTGCTGTCAAACATCGTATCTTGGCCGGATTAGACTTTGGAAAGAAGAACTACTACGCCGATTGGAACCAGTCTTTTGTGCTCGACTCGTTGGATGGAGGCGAATTTGATGCGACCAATCCGGTATACGGTTTCGACTTCCCATACCAGCCTTTTGACCGCTCTCTACCTATTAAAATTCCTGCAACAGGGGGCGGTGGTGTCATCGAGTCCAACTACTCCTCAGCTTATATTCAGGATGAGCTCGGCTTTTTTGATAACCAACTGCGCTTGACCCTAGCGGCACGCTACACCTCTATGTCACAAGCTTCGTGGGGCGGCGATCCCATTGTCAGCAAAAAGGTGACCCCTCGTGTTGCGCTTTCATACTCCATCGACCGCCATACCTCGGCCTATGCCCTGTATGACCAGTCTTTTATTCCGCAAAACGGAACACTGTATTCGGGTGGAGCGGTGCAACCCCTTACGGGTGACATCATGGAACTGGGACTGAAAAGAGAGTGGTTTGGCAGCCGCTTGAGCACCTCTTTGAGCGCTTACCAGATCACGAAGAACAACGAAGTAACGGCCTATGGTCCTCGTCCTAACGAAAGTATCGAAATTGGGCAGAAACGTGTGCGCGGTATCGAGCTAGATATTATTGGTCGTTTGGCGCCGGGGCTAAATGCAGTGGCCAACTATGCCTTTACCGATGCTGAGATCACGCAGGTAAATGCGGAAGTGGAAGGCTTTTATGTTGGTCAACGCCTGACCGGTGCGGATAGGCATATCGCAAACCTTTGGTTGGATTATAACCTGCAGCGTGGCTTCTTGCAGGGCTTGAGTTTCCGTGCGGGGATGACAAGCAATATGGATCGTACAACGGCCTTCTACTCGGATGAACACCCCGAGTGGAACCTGCCAGACTACCTCCGTTTTGATGCGGGTTTAGGGTACCATAAAGACCACTTCACCGTGACGTTGAACGTGCAAAACCTTGCGGATAGTTATTTGTTGGCCGGTGGATCGCATTACACGAACTACTTCCCAACGGAAGTATACTCCTGGCAGGCCGAAATGCCACGCAATTTCCGCTTGACGTTTGGTTATAAATTCTAG
- a CDS encoding LVIVD repeat-containing protein, with protein MKLLKKISLLLLATLLFYGCDKVTTERSYQVRLPKFESMSALRLSGDQMVVLPQPLESTGKIYVYGDYLFINEPMKGVHIYNNTDPKNPVAVTYLKVPGNVDMAINAGMLYVDSYVDLLTFDLSDPAKPTLVNRNEDVFVSLYQRDYTNASSDEMMVVSGYRDTLISSKDEDIYKPYIQKEYLVYDNANAGGNYGQGGSMARFTLSKEHLYAVDHYKLHLFQVSDKRKPAYVKDIELGWGIETIFPYKDHLFIGSNTGMFIYDVTTPGEPARVSHYQHMRACDPVVVNDDYAFVTLRTGVACGGAQNVLEVVDIKDLANPRLVKSYPMKNPHGLSLADDVLYLCEGAFGFKSFRVSDVHNVANNVLENLGNLVSTDVIVAPKSLIVIGENGVSQYDYTDKAQLKFLSKIQLAKSN; from the coding sequence ATGAAATTATTGAAGAAAATCTCGCTGCTTTTGCTGGCAACGCTCCTGTTTTATGGCTGCGATAAGGTCACTACAGAACGCAGCTATCAAGTACGACTACCCAAATTTGAATCGATGTCTGCCTTGCGGCTTAGTGGCGACCAGATGGTGGTGCTGCCCCAGCCCTTGGAATCTACCGGTAAGATATATGTCTATGGAGATTACCTCTTTATCAACGAACCGATGAAAGGGGTGCATATCTACAATAATACCGATCCTAAAAATCCTGTTGCCGTGACATACCTTAAGGTGCCCGGAAATGTAGATATGGCCATCAATGCGGGGATGCTGTATGTAGATAGCTATGTTGATCTGTTGACCTTCGATCTGTCCGATCCCGCAAAACCGACCTTGGTCAACAGAAATGAAGACGTTTTTGTTTCGTTATATCAGCGTGATTACACCAATGCGAGTTCCGACGAGATGATGGTCGTTTCCGGATACCGGGATACCCTCATCAGCTCCAAAGATGAAGATATTTACAAGCCGTACATCCAAAAAGAGTATTTGGTTTATGATAATGCCAATGCGGGTGGTAACTATGGGCAGGGGGGCTCTATGGCTCGGTTTACGCTGTCCAAGGAGCATCTTTACGCCGTGGATCATTACAAGTTGCATCTTTTTCAGGTAAGCGATAAACGTAAGCCTGCCTATGTTAAAGATATTGAACTGGGCTGGGGCATAGAGACGATTTTTCCTTATAAAGACCATTTGTTTATCGGTTCGAATACGGGCATGTTTATTTATGATGTGACCACGCCGGGCGAGCCTGCACGGGTTTCCCATTACCAACACATGCGTGCCTGCGATCCGGTGGTCGTGAACGACGATTATGCTTTCGTAACACTGCGCACCGGTGTGGCCTGTGGTGGTGCGCAAAATGTATTGGAAGTGGTGGATATCAAAGATCTGGCTAACCCGCGGTTGGTAAAATCATATCCCATGAAAAACCCGCATGGTTTAAGTTTGGCAGATGATGTGCTCTACCTTTGCGAGGGAGCCTTTGGTTTCAAGAGTTTTAGGGTTTCCGATGTTCATAATGTCGCCAATAATGTGTTGGAAAACTTGGGAAATTTGGTCAGCACAGACGTGATCGTCGCTCCCAAATCGCTTATCGTCATTGGGGAAAACGGGGTGAGCCAGTACGATTATACGGATAAGGCACAGCTCAAGTTCTTAAGCAAGATTCAACTAGCGAAAAGCAATTAA